The following are encoded together in the Flavobacterium haoranii genome:
- a CDS encoding potassium channel family protein: MFFFKTIISFLQDDEYRDLLITTVIIILVGTMTYHYLEGWSVVDSLYFSVVTLTTIGYGDFSPKTDAGKIFTIIYIVVGIGMILSFINTIQHHYTYMRHRERKELLKNKNRTNLHTKKRAD; encoded by the coding sequence ATGTTCTTCTTTAAAACTATTATTTCTTTTTTACAAGACGATGAGTATAGAGATTTACTAATTACAACAGTAATCATCATTTTGGTGGGAACCATGACTTATCATTACTTAGAAGGATGGAGTGTTGTAGATTCTCTTTATTTTTCTGTAGTAACCTTAACAACTATAGGTTATGGCGATTTTAGTCCAAAAACAGATGCTGGAAAAATATTCACAATTATATATATAGTAGTTGGGATTGGAATGATTTTAAGCTTTATTAATACCATTCAACATCATTATACATACATGCGACATAGAGAACGCAAAGAGCTTTTAAAAAATAAAAATCGAACTAACTTACATACAAAAAAAAGAGCGGATTAA
- a CDS encoding glutathione peroxidase, with amino-acid sequence MFGLTIIGCKQQESLNKKLTAQDNMEKQSIHQFTVENIEGNAFNFKDLAGKKIMVVNTASKCGLTHQYKQLEEVYEKYKDQNFIIVGFPANNFLSQEPGTDSEIATFCERNYGVTFPMMSKISVKGDDMHEVYQFLTQKSKNGVADSEVEWNFQKYLLNEKGELEMIISPRTLPNDEKIINWIEGK; translated from the coding sequence ATGTTTGGTTTAACTATAATTGGTTGCAAACAGCAGGAAAGTTTAAATAAAAAATTAACGGCTCAAGATAATATGGAAAAGCAATCAATTCACCAATTTACAGTAGAAAATATTGAAGGAAATGCATTCAATTTTAAAGATTTAGCTGGAAAGAAAATAATGGTTGTAAACACCGCATCAAAATGTGGTTTAACACATCAATACAAGCAACTTGAAGAAGTTTACGAAAAATATAAAGATCAAAATTTTATAATTGTAGGTTTTCCGGCTAACAACTTTTTAAGTCAAGAACCAGGAACCGATTCTGAAATTGCAACTTTTTGTGAACGCAATTATGGGGTTACGTTTCCAATGATGAGCAAAATTTCTGTAAAAGGTGATGATATGCACGAAGTTTATCAGTTTTTAACTCAAAAATCTAAGAATGGAGTTGCTGATAGTGAAGTAGAATGGAATTTTCAAAAATATCTTTTAAACGAAAAAGGAGAATTAGAAATGATTATTTCTCCGAGAACGTTACCAAATGACGAAAAAATAATCAACTGGATTGAAGGAAAATAA
- a CDS encoding sulfurtransferase, translating to MSTQISPIISVAELQSLLQTKEEVLIFDVSNGKEAKENYEKKHLKNALFVDINSQLANIKENLAEGGRHPLPEIKDFAKVLGQLGISPATHVVVYDDKNGANAAARFWWMLKAVNHNKVQVLDGGLANAEKNNFPIDNEVVISKSVSDYPVEKWVLPQVTIETIDKVKEQNDYVIVDVREESRYSGLTEPIDLIAGHIPGAINIPFVNNLDENGLFLEKEKLQQVYNKVLDAVKPENVIIHCGSGVTACHTILAMHYAGFEFPNLYVGSWSEWSRNNKEMVLKH from the coding sequence ATGTCAACACAAATTAGTCCAATTATTAGCGTAGCGGAACTTCAAAGTCTTTTACAAACGAAGGAAGAAGTTTTAATTTTTGATGTTTCAAATGGAAAAGAAGCAAAAGAAAATTATGAAAAGAAACATTTAAAAAACGCATTATTTGTTGATATCAATTCTCAGTTAGCCAACATCAAAGAAAATTTAGCGGAAGGCGGCCGTCATCCGCTTCCAGAAATAAAAGATTTTGCAAAAGTTTTGGGTCAATTAGGAATTTCGCCTGCAACTCATGTTGTAGTGTATGATGATAAAAATGGCGCAAATGCTGCAGCTCGTTTTTGGTGGATGTTAAAAGCAGTCAATCATAATAAAGTTCAAGTTTTAGATGGAGGTTTAGCAAATGCCGAAAAAAATAACTTTCCAATTGATAACGAGGTCGTAATTTCAAAATCTGTTAGCGATTATCCTGTTGAAAAATGGGTTTTACCACAAGTTACAATTGAAACAATTGACAAAGTTAAAGAACAAAATGATTATGTAATTGTTGATGTTCGTGAAGAAAGTAGATATTCAGGTCTTACCGAACCAATAGATTTAATTGCGGGACATATTCCAGGAGCAATCAATATTCCATTTGTAAATAATTTAGATGAGAATGGACTATTTTTAGAAAAAGAAAAGTTACAACAAGTTTATAATAAAGTTTTAGATGCTGTTAAACCTGAAAATGTAATTATTCACTGTGGTTCTGGAGTTACAGCTTGTCATACGATTTTAGCAATGCACTATGCAGGATTTGAATTTCCTAATTTGTATGTAGGATCTTGGAGCGAATGGTCTCGAAATAATAAAGAAATGGTTTTAAAGCATTAA
- a CDS encoding GNAT family N-acetyltransferase, with protein sequence MSIKIRSYKEDDCKSILDIINYNILNSTALYDYKPRTLETQLEIFKDKLDKKFPIIVAEENNEVIGFGYYSEFRFREAYKFTVEHSVYAHPNHLGKGIGKLLLEELIILAKKQNLHTMIGVIDSENTGSIAFHEKFGFRQAGFIKDSGYKFDRWLHSVFMQLML encoded by the coding sequence ATGTCGATTAAAATTCGTAGTTATAAAGAAGATGATTGCAAGTCTATTTTAGATATCATCAATTACAATATTCTAAATTCGACTGCTTTGTATGATTACAAACCAAGAACACTTGAAACCCAATTGGAGATTTTTAAAGACAAATTAGATAAAAAATTTCCTATCATTGTTGCTGAAGAAAATAATGAAGTAATTGGTTTTGGTTATTACAGCGAATTTAGGTTTAGAGAAGCTTATAAATTTACGGTTGAACATTCGGTTTATGCACATCCAAATCATTTAGGAAAAGGAATTGGTAAACTTTTACTCGAAGAATTGATAATACTTGCTAAAAAACAGAATTTGCATACCATGATAGGTGTTATTGATTCTGAAAATACTGGAAGCATCGCTTTCCATGAAAAATTCGGATTTCGACAAGCTGGTTTTATAAAAGATTCCGGTTATAAATTTGATCGTTGGCTACACTCTGTTTTTATGCAATTAATGCTTTAA
- the menD gene encoding 2-succinyl-5-enolpyruvyl-6-hydroxy-3-cyclohexene-1-carboxylic-acid synthase: MIYPKIPLAQSVIEICRLQGIKHIIISPGSRNAPLTIGFSNNPNFKCYSIVDERCAAFFALGIAQQLREPTAVVCTSGSALLNYYPAVSEAFYSQIPLIVISADRPHDKIDIGDGQTIRQENVYVNHILFNANLSENASKENDFLIQKAITLSKTEKGPVHINVPFEEPLYETEDFCSVNPKIENFDTTFQFETINEETLSVWNQAKKKLILVGELFPKTISNEIIDSFANDDSVVVFTEKTSNFSHENFVSNIDTIITPFNEDDFKNLQPDLLVTFGGMVVSKRIKAFLRKYKPQNHWHIDLWRAYDTYGCLTKQFKTTPELFFNQVYNSQTSISSDYKTWIKELMQYRTTKQNEFTKEIPFSDFKVFDFLSKSLPKKIQLQISNSSAIRYLQLMPLSSEIEVFCNRGTSGIDGSTSTAIGASVVNNKPTVLITGDISFFYDSNALWNNYVPKNFKIILVNNGGGGIFRILPGHKETETFNTYFETSHQLNANHLCKMYGFDYLTAANEIELVESFEKLISNNESPSLLEIFTPEKINDKVLKEYFNKLL; encoded by the coding sequence ATGATTTATCCAAAAATTCCTTTAGCTCAAAGCGTAATTGAGATTTGTCGTTTACAAGGAATTAAACACATTATAATTTCTCCAGGTTCTCGAAACGCCCCGCTAACTATTGGTTTTTCAAATAATCCTAATTTTAAATGTTATAGTATTGTAGATGAGCGTTGTGCTGCATTTTTTGCATTGGGTATTGCACAGCAATTACGCGAACCAACAGCTGTTGTTTGCACATCAGGATCAGCTTTACTAAATTATTATCCAGCGGTTTCTGAAGCTTTTTATAGCCAAATTCCGTTAATTGTAATTTCTGCTGATCGTCCGCATGATAAAATTGATATTGGCGATGGACAAACCATTAGACAAGAAAATGTTTATGTAAATCATATTCTATTTAATGCTAATCTTTCCGAAAATGCATCTAAAGAAAATGATTTCTTAATTCAAAAAGCTATTACTCTTTCTAAAACCGAAAAAGGACCTGTACATATTAATGTTCCATTTGAAGAACCTTTGTATGAAACGGAAGATTTTTGTTCGGTAAACCCAAAAATTGAAAATTTTGATACTACATTTCAGTTTGAAACTATTAATGAAGAAACTTTATCAGTTTGGAACCAAGCAAAGAAAAAATTAATTCTTGTTGGCGAACTATTTCCTAAAACTATTTCGAACGAAATAATAGATTCTTTTGCAAATGATGATAGTGTAGTAGTTTTCACTGAGAAAACTTCTAATTTTAGTCATGAAAATTTTGTAAGTAATATCGATACTATAATTACACCTTTCAATGAAGATGATTTTAAAAATCTTCAACCCGATTTATTGGTAACATTTGGTGGAATGGTGGTTTCAAAACGCATTAAAGCTTTTTTAAGAAAATATAAACCGCAAAACCATTGGCACATAGATTTATGGAGAGCTTATGATACTTATGGTTGTTTAACAAAGCAATTTAAAACCACACCAGAATTGTTTTTTAACCAAGTTTATAATTCTCAAACTTCTATTTCAAGTGATTATAAAACTTGGATAAAAGAATTGATGCAATATAGAACTACGAAACAAAATGAGTTTACTAAGGAAATTCCATTTTCTGATTTTAAAGTATTCGATTTTCTTTCAAAATCGTTGCCAAAAAAAATTCAGTTACAGATTAGTAACAGTTCTGCAATTCGATATTTGCAATTAATGCCATTAAGTTCGGAAATTGAAGTTTTTTGCAATCGTGGAACTAGCGGAATAGACGGTTCAACATCTACCGCAATTGGAGCTTCAGTTGTAAATAATAAACCAACGGTTTTAATTACTGGTGATATTAGTTTCTTTTACGACAGTAATGCTTTATGGAATAATTATGTTCCAAAAAACTTTAAAATTATTTTAGTGAATAATGGAGGCGGTGGAATTTTTAGAATTCTTCCTGGTCATAAAGAAACGGAAACGTTTAATACTTATTTTGAAACTTCTCATCAATTAAATGCAAATCATTTATGTAAAATGTATGGCTTTGATTATTTAACGGCTGCTAATGAAATTGAATTAGTTGAGAGTTTTGAGAAGTTGATTTCTAATAATGAAAGTCCAAGTTTGTTAGAAATTTTTACTCCAGAAAAGATAAATGATAAAGTTTTGAAAGAATACTTTAATAAATTGTTATGA
- a CDS encoding DUF2853 family protein translates to MSKRDELITKYAADLKDKCGVTADMDLLTKVTIGCGPSIYNADSSTVSGSDEKELATVKNNFLIKKLGLKDGPELDKAIAAVIDQYGKSNKNKYRAVFYYLLTKHFKKESVYK, encoded by the coding sequence ATGAGTAAAAGAGACGAATTAATTACAAAATATGCAGCCGATTTAAAGGATAAATGCGGAGTAACTGCAGATATGGATTTATTAACTAAAGTTACTATTGGTTGTGGTCCTTCAATTTATAATGCAGATTCATCTACAGTTTCTGGTTCTGATGAAAAAGAATTAGCTACAGTTAAAAATAATTTCCTTATTAAAAAACTTGGTTTAAAAGATGGTCCAGAATTAGATAAAGCAATTGCAGCTGTTATTGATCAATATGGTAAATCTAACAAAAATAAATACAGAGCAGTTTTCTATTATTTGCTAACAAAGCATTTCAAAAAAGAATCGGTTTATAAATAA
- the nadC gene encoding carboxylating nicotinate-nucleotide diphosphorylase, with protein sequence MISEAQFQEELDIIIKNAIREDVGDGDHSSLACIPEDAQGSAKLLVKDNGIIAGVEFAKMVFKYVDPEMKVDTFINDGQEVVYGDVAFHVHGRSQSILKAERLVLNAMQRMSAIATKTKFYVDLLEGTDTKILDTRKTTPGIRALEKWAVKIGGGENHRFALYDMIMLKDNHIDFAGGITKAIEKTKNYLKENNKDLKIIVEARDLEEVKEILQSGGVYRILLDNFDYEMTREAVRLIGTKSLTESSGGINEETIRKYAECGVNYISSGALTHSVYNMDLSLKVI encoded by the coding sequence ATGATTTCAGAAGCACAATTTCAAGAAGAGTTAGATATAATTATAAAAAATGCTATTAGAGAAGATGTGGGAGATGGAGACCATAGTTCTTTAGCATGTATTCCTGAAGATGCACAAGGTAGCGCAAAGTTATTGGTAAAAGATAACGGTATTATTGCTGGTGTTGAGTTTGCTAAAATGGTTTTTAAATATGTTGACCCAGAAATGAAAGTGGATACTTTTATTAATGATGGTCAAGAAGTAGTTTATGGAGATGTTGCTTTTCATGTTCACGGTCGTTCGCAATCTATTTTAAAAGCAGAACGTTTAGTTTTAAATGCCATGCAACGCATGAGTGCTATTGCAACTAAAACAAAGTTTTACGTTGATTTATTAGAAGGAACCGATACTAAAATTTTAGATACTCGTAAAACAACCCCAGGTATCAGAGCTTTAGAAAAATGGGCTGTTAAAATAGGTGGTGGAGAAAATCATCGATTTGCTCTATATGATATGATAATGCTAAAAGATAATCATATCGATTTTGCTGGAGGAATTACTAAAGCCATTGAAAAAACTAAAAATTATTTAAAAGAGAACAATAAAGACCTAAAAATAATTGTTGAAGCTCGTGATTTAGAGGAAGTAAAAGAAATTTTGCAATCTGGTGGTGTTTATAGAATTCTATTAGATAATTTCGATTATGAGATGACAAGAGAAGCGGTTCGACTAATTGGTACGAAATCTTTAACAGAATCTTCAGGTGGAATTAATGAGGAAACTATAAGAAAATATGCTGAGTGTGGCGTTAATTATATTTCATCAGGCGCTTTAACACATTCTGTTTATAATATGGATTTAAGTTTAAAAGTGATTTAA